A single region of the Pseudomonas sp. B21-023 genome encodes:
- a CDS encoding DUF4880 domain-containing protein produces MPQIPPDPDLQRQAQGWLLRLTSGQATQADAQALRQWCARSPAHAEAFAQARQLWCLLGPAAQQASQAPSAPLLGRRALLGGALAASLAVVAWRGGWLDEAMAPPAAFATQVDEQQRVELAPGVELELNVRTRVSREAQGIALLAGEIEVQARQPMQVRAQEGVISTEQARFNVREDDDGVCVTCLSGELRIFAQGRLEALPAGRQLRYGAQGVGVPEAFDIGQVTAWRERMLVFRDAPLTQVIDEINRYRPGRLVLLNPSLGRRRVQARFSFDQLRQAAELIRVAYGARCLELPGGVVLVS; encoded by the coding sequence ATGCCCCAGATTCCGCCCGATCCCGACTTGCAGCGCCAGGCCCAGGGCTGGCTGTTGCGGCTGACCTCCGGCCAGGCTACCCAGGCCGATGCCCAGGCCCTGCGCCAGTGGTGTGCACGCAGCCCGGCGCACGCCGAGGCGTTCGCCCAGGCGCGTCAGCTCTGGTGTTTGCTCGGGCCAGCGGCGCAGCAAGCCAGCCAGGCGCCATCGGCGCCGCTGCTCGGGCGCCGGGCGTTGTTGGGCGGGGCGCTGGCCGCGTCACTGGCGGTGGTTGCCTGGCGTGGCGGCTGGCTGGACGAGGCCATGGCGCCGCCTGCGGCGTTCGCCACCCAGGTGGATGAGCAGCAGCGGGTCGAACTGGCGCCTGGCGTCGAACTGGAACTGAACGTGCGCACACGCGTCAGCCGCGAGGCACAGGGTATCGCCCTGCTGGCAGGCGAAATCGAAGTACAGGCCCGCCAGCCCATGCAGGTGCGGGCGCAGGAAGGGGTGATCAGTACCGAGCAGGCCCGATTCAATGTGCGTGAGGACGACGACGGCGTGTGCGTCACCTGCCTGAGTGGCGAACTGCGCATCTTTGCCCAGGGCCGGCTCGAGGCGCTGCCGGCCGGCCGCCAGTTGCGTTATGGCGCGCAAGGCGTCGGCGTGCCCGAGGCCTTCGACATTGGCCAGGTGACGGCATGGCGCGAGCGCATGCTGGTGTTCCGTGATGCACCATTGACCCAGGTAATCGACGAGATCAACCGCTACCGCCCCGGGCGCCTGGTACTGCTCAACCCGTCACTGGGGCGCCGCCGGGTGCAGGCGCGGTTCAGTTTCGATCAGTTGCGCCAGGCCGCTGAACTGATCCGCGTCGCCTATGGCGCGCGCTGCCTGGAACTGCCCGGCGGGGTGGTGCTGGTCAGTTGA
- a CDS encoding type II secretion system protein GspJ: MTRQRGFTLIEVMIAILLMAVVSLIAWRGLDSVSRADQHLRQASDDHQAVMRVLQQLERDLAMRATVELVEPVLPGHEPPGKPLLPAMRVRAERLELVRAGAVSGSGLQRVRWYVRGSTLYRAAAPLREGFPLPAPKAAVAVLDNVSAFSLRTWQAKGGWRSPASEADDNPIGLEVRLNRRGPQGEEHYRQVLGPFN; this comes from the coding sequence ATGACCCGCCAACGCGGTTTTACCCTGATCGAAGTGATGATCGCCATCCTGCTGATGGCGGTGGTCAGCCTGATCGCCTGGCGTGGCCTGGACAGCGTCAGCCGCGCCGACCAACACCTGCGCCAGGCCAGCGATGACCATCAGGCGGTGATGCGTGTGCTGCAGCAGCTGGAGCGCGACCTGGCCATGCGTGCCACGGTGGAACTGGTCGAGCCGGTGTTGCCCGGCCACGAGCCGCCGGGCAAGCCCTTGCTGCCCGCCATGCGTGTCCGCGCCGAGCGCCTGGAGCTGGTGCGCGCCGGTGCCGTGTCTGGCAGCGGCCTGCAGCGAGTGCGCTGGTATGTACGCGGGAGCACCTTGTACCGCGCCGCCGCGCCACTGCGCGAAGGCTTCCCATTGCCCGCGCCGAAAGCCGCGGTGGCGGTGCTGGACAACGTCAGCGCATTCAGCCTGCGCACCTGGCAGGCCAAGGGCGGCTGGCGCTCCCCGGCCAGCGAGGCCGACGACAATCCCATCGGGCTCGAGGTGCGCCTGAACCGGCGCGGTCCCCAGGGCGAGGAACACTACCGCCAGGTGCTGGGGCCATTCAACTGA
- a CDS encoding GspH/FimT family pseudopilin, whose translation MVVLVIVGIASAAISLNIRPDPGKQLRADGERLARLLELAQSEAQADGQPLRWQRDRDGYRFVRADGQVLVEGPLKPRRWQAETVKVQAEPRGAVWLDGEWIGAPLTLRLHSGTLRLELARNAAGQVRVSQP comes from the coding sequence ATGGTGGTGCTGGTGATCGTCGGCATCGCCAGCGCCGCCATCAGCCTGAACATACGCCCCGATCCGGGCAAGCAGTTGCGCGCAGACGGCGAGCGCCTGGCGCGCTTGCTGGAGCTGGCGCAAAGCGAAGCCCAGGCCGACGGTCAGCCGCTGCGCTGGCAGAGAGATCGCGACGGCTATCGCTTCGTGCGCGCCGATGGTCAGGTGCTGGTCGAGGGACCGCTCAAGCCGCGCCGCTGGCAGGCCGAGACGGTGAAGGTGCAGGCCGAGCCCCGTGGCGCGGTATGGCTCGATGGCGAGTGGATCGGCGCTCCCCTGACCCTGCGCCTGCACAGCGGCACGCTGCGGCTGGAACTGGCGCGCAACGCCGCCGGGCAGGTGCGGGTGAGCCAGCCATGA
- a CDS encoding general secretion pathway protein GspC yields MRIVRPNLSLGLLLQALGLLVAMAGLATWGQLLWPPAASQATARAADTPVVAETAAGRWFADIPLQVQIQVSGVMAGSQGAVAIVSLDGGPARAVRSGEELARGVRLMAIEGRGLVIERGGQRSRVEVPALAQTAFPGEAPQPSAN; encoded by the coding sequence ATGCGTATCGTTCGTCCCAACTTGTCACTCGGGCTGTTGTTGCAGGCGCTGGGGCTGCTGGTCGCGATGGCCGGGCTGGCGACCTGGGGGCAACTGTTGTGGCCGCCAGCGGCGAGTCAGGCCACGGCCCGGGCTGCCGACACCCCGGTAGTAGCCGAGACAGCGGCCGGGCGATGGTTTGCCGATATTCCCCTGCAGGTGCAGATCCAGGTCAGCGGGGTGATGGCCGGCAGCCAAGGCGCCGTGGCCATCGTCAGCCTCGACGGCGGCCCGGCACGCGCCGTGCGCAGTGGCGAGGAGCTGGCTCGCGGGGTGCGCCTGATGGCTATCGAGGGTCGCGGCCTGGTGATCGAGCGCGGCGGCCAGCGCAGCCGCGTCGAGGTGCCGGCATTGGCCCAGACGGCGTTTCCGGGCGAGGCGCCTCAGCCCTCGGCGAACTGA
- a CDS encoding GNAT family N-acetyltransferase: MSVTIRPAVLADAAQILAFITELADYERARHEVVASLADIEHSLFDAGSTVRSLICERDGQAIGFAVYFYSYSTWLGRNGIYLEDLYVTPQQRGDGAGRKLLRHIAREAVENGCGRLEWSVLDWNEPAIGFYQSLGAEPQDEWIRYRLDGERLRQFAEG, from the coding sequence ATGTCCGTGACCATCCGCCCCGCAGTGCTGGCCGACGCCGCCCAGATCCTGGCCTTCATCACCGAGCTGGCCGACTACGAGCGCGCCCGCCACGAAGTGGTGGCGTCCCTCGCCGACATCGAGCACAGCCTGTTCGACGCAGGCAGCACGGTGCGTAGCCTGATTTGCGAGCGCGACGGCCAGGCCATCGGGTTCGCCGTGTATTTCTACAGCTACTCCACCTGGCTGGGGCGCAACGGTATCTACCTCGAGGATCTCTACGTCACCCCGCAGCAACGCGGTGACGGCGCGGGGCGCAAGCTGCTGCGGCATATCGCCCGGGAGGCGGTGGAAAACGGCTGTGGGCGCCTGGAGTGGAGCGTGCTGGACTGGAACGAGCCGGCCATCGGTTTCTACCAGTCTCTGGGCGCCGAGCCACAGGACGAGTGGATCCGCTATCGTCTCGACGGCGAGCGCCTGCGTCAGTTCGCCGAGGGCTGA
- a CDS encoding REP-associated tyrosine transposase, translating to MPTPKGSHLRRGRYSEFGRFYLLTTVTHRRRPLFVDLRHARTVVKYLRLADQEGSCQSLAWVVMPDHLHWLVDLKNVTLGTLMRYFKARSSHELHKVGLRSTPVWQAGYHDRALRKEEDVVMVARYIIANPLRAGLVDRVGSYPHWDAIWVKGCST from the coding sequence ATGCCAACCCCAAAAGGTAGCCACCTCCGTCGCGGCAGATACTCAGAGTTCGGTAGGTTCTATCTGCTGACCACAGTAACTCATCGTCGCCGACCCTTGTTCGTCGATCTCCGCCACGCGCGTACGGTAGTCAAGTATCTGCGCCTGGCTGACCAGGAAGGTAGTTGCCAGTCACTGGCCTGGGTAGTGATGCCTGACCATCTTCATTGGTTGGTTGATTTGAAAAATGTGACGCTGGGCACGTTGATGCGTTACTTCAAGGCACGATCCAGTCATGAACTGCATAAAGTTGGGCTCAGATCAACACCCGTCTGGCAAGCCGGTTATCACGATCGTGCCTTACGAAAGGAGGAAGATGTAGTCATGGTTGCAAGGTACATCATTGCTAATCCGTTGCGAGCCGGGTTAGTGGACAGGGTGGGTAGCTACCCGCACTGGGATGCGATCTGGGTAAAGGGGTGTTCGACTTGA
- a CDS encoding LysE family translocator, producing the protein MLASLDLLSAFVLFAFVSSITPGPNNTMLLASGVNFGVRRTIPHALGISVGFMVMVLAVGLGLGEVFKAWPPLYSILRYAGAAYLLYLAWKIATSGPMSGDTNGSRKPLGFWGAAAFQWVNPKAWVMAIGAITTYTPAQGYVFNVIVIATVFALVNLPSVGIWVMFGSALRNLLRNPRAVVLFNVLMAVLLVISLYPLLFVESAFS; encoded by the coding sequence ATGCTTGCCTCGCTCGATCTGCTCAGCGCGTTCGTCCTGTTCGCCTTCGTCTCTTCCATTACCCCCGGTCCGAACAACACCATGCTGCTGGCCTCGGGGGTCAATTTTGGCGTGCGCCGCACGATTCCCCACGCGCTGGGCATCAGCGTCGGCTTCATGGTGATGGTGCTGGCGGTTGGTCTTGGGCTTGGCGAGGTGTTCAAGGCCTGGCCACCGTTGTACAGCATCCTGCGCTACGCGGGCGCGGCCTACCTGTTGTACCTGGCCTGGAAGATCGCCACCTCCGGGCCGATGTCCGGCGACACCAATGGCAGCCGCAAACCGCTCGGGTTCTGGGGGGCCGCGGCGTTCCAGTGGGTCAACCCGAAGGCCTGGGTGATGGCGATCGGGGCGATCACCACCTACACCCCGGCCCAGGGCTACGTGTTCAACGTGATCGTCATCGCCACGGTGTTCGCCCTGGTGAACCTGCCCAGCGTCGGCATCTGGGTGATGTTCGGCAGTGCCTTGCGCAACCTGCTGCGCAATCCGCGCGCGGTGGTGCTGTTCAATGTCCTGATGGCCGTGCTGCTGGTGATTTCACTGTATCCGTTGCTGTTTGTAGAATCGGCGTTTTCCTAG
- a CDS encoding alpha/beta fold hydrolase, producing the protein MELIPWSHECAEGFTLRGWRTPASGRPLLHFLHGNGFCSLAYQPMLMRLGEHFDLWLSDVQGHGDSDHGGVFLGWNRTAALAVEAFEAGRGDYGDVPRFALGHSFGGVLTGLILAAEPQLFQRAVLLDPVLFSRRMIGVMGAAAMVGLHRRHVLARKAATRRSHWPDREAAQASLQGRGIFKGWTDAALQAYVEHAIGDCGEGVVLKCRPSREVEIFSSFPERMWQHLGRIQTPTRILYGEQTYPFVPHSVQRLVTLNGQVSAQQVAGGHCFMQEDPITATEQVVAFLQH; encoded by the coding sequence ATGGAGTTGATTCCCTGGTCCCATGAATGCGCCGAAGGTTTCACCCTGCGCGGATGGCGCACCCCCGCCAGTGGCAGGCCGCTGCTGCATTTCCTGCATGGCAATGGCTTCTGCAGCCTGGCCTACCAGCCCATGCTGATGCGTCTGGGCGAACATTTCGACCTGTGGCTGAGCGATGTCCAGGGCCATGGCGACAGCGACCATGGTGGCGTGTTCCTTGGCTGGAACCGCACCGCAGCGCTGGCGGTGGAGGCCTTCGAGGCCGGCCGCGGCGACTATGGCGACGTGCCGCGCTTTGCCTTGGGCCACAGTTTCGGTGGCGTGCTCACTGGCTTGATCCTGGCTGCCGAGCCGCAGTTGTTCCAGCGTGCGGTGCTGCTGGATCCGGTCCTGTTCAGCCGGCGCATGATCGGGGTGATGGGCGCCGCCGCCATGGTTGGCCTGCATCGGCGTCATGTCCTGGCGCGCAAGGCGGCCACCCGCCGCAGCCATTGGCCCGACCGTGAGGCGGCCCAGGCCTCGCTGCAGGGGCGCGGTATCTTCAAGGGCTGGACCGATGCGGCCTTGCAGGCCTATGTGGAGCACGCCATAGGCGATTGCGGGGAGGGGGTGGTGCTCAAGTGCCGGCCCAGTCGCGAGGTGGAGATCTTCAGCTCGTTCCCCGAGCGCATGTGGCAGCATTTGGGCCGTATCCAGACGCCGACGCGGATCCTCTACGGCGAGCAGACCTATCCGTTCGTGCCGCACTCGGTGCAGCGCCTGGTGACGCTCAATGGCCAGGTGAGCGCGCAGCAGGTAGCGGGTGGGCACTGCTTCATGCAGGAAGATCCGATAACGGCCACAGAGCAGGTGGTGGCATTCTTGCAACATTGA
- a CDS encoding HlyD family secretion protein, protein MNQAVSPDPQHTLEQIRARRRQRLLRFGLAGGLGLLVAAYGAYWWLDGRFLEQTDDAYVRADWAPISARVSGYVAEVAVADNATVKAGDLLVRLDERDFRDRLRKAEAHLAVSEAALQVQRMRLRAFAAEQDEQVHAIARADAERGGSRGEAQRAEADWQRYQHLAQWQAASVQRMEQARATRIQAQAMQRAADAELARQHARKAMLEQQGRQLEAQLLQRQADLDQARAEADLARSALADTEIRAPFDGVVGQRKVRQQQYVTPGLPLLAVVPVAQAYVVANFKETQLAQMRPGQPVTLEVDTFGQHWRGTVDSVSPGSGAVFALLPPDNATGNFTKIVQRFPVRIHLDPQGEDSPRLLPGMSVIATVDTRQARHER, encoded by the coding sequence ATGAACCAGGCGGTCAGCCCAGATCCCCAGCACACCCTCGAGCAAATCCGCGCCAGGCGCCGCCAGCGCCTGCTGCGCTTCGGCCTGGCCGGGGGCCTGGGGTTGCTGGTGGCGGCTTATGGCGCCTACTGGTGGCTCGACGGGCGTTTCCTGGAACAGACCGACGACGCCTACGTGCGCGCCGACTGGGCGCCAATCAGTGCCCGGGTCAGTGGCTACGTGGCCGAGGTGGCGGTGGCGGACAACGCCACGGTCAAGGCCGGCGACCTGTTGGTACGCCTGGACGAGCGCGATTTTCGCGACCGCCTGCGCAAGGCTGAGGCGCATCTGGCGGTCAGCGAGGCGGCGTTGCAGGTGCAGCGCATGCGTCTGCGCGCATTTGCCGCCGAGCAGGATGAACAGGTCCACGCCATCGCCCGTGCCGACGCCGAACGCGGTGGTAGCCGTGGTGAGGCGCAGCGGGCCGAGGCCGACTGGCAGCGTTACCAGCACCTGGCCCAGTGGCAGGCGGCAAGCGTGCAACGCATGGAGCAGGCCCGCGCCACCCGTATCCAGGCCCAGGCCATGCAGCGCGCCGCCGATGCCGAGCTGGCGCGCCAGCACGCGCGCAAGGCCATGCTCGAGCAACAGGGCAGGCAACTGGAGGCGCAACTGCTGCAGCGTCAGGCCGACCTCGATCAGGCCCGTGCCGAGGCCGACCTGGCACGCAGCGCCTTGGCCGATACCGAGATCCGCGCGCCCTTCGATGGCGTGGTCGGCCAGCGCAAGGTGCGCCAGCAGCAATACGTTACCCCCGGCCTGCCGCTGCTGGCGGTGGTGCCGGTGGCGCAGGCGTACGTGGTGGCCAACTTCAAGGAAACCCAGCTGGCGCAGATGCGCCCCGGCCAGCCGGTGACGCTTGAGGTTGACACCTTCGGCCAGCACTGGCGCGGCACGGTGGACAGCGTATCTCCAGGCTCCGGCGCGGTGTTCGCGCTGCTGCCACCGGACAACGCCACCGGCAATTTCACCAAGATCGTCCAGCGCTTTCCGGTGCGCATCCACCTCGATCCGCAGGGCGAGGACAGCCCACGGCTGCTGCCCGGCATGTCGGTGATCGCCACCGTCGACACCCGGCAGGCCCGCCATGAGCGCTGA
- a CDS encoding MDR family MFS transporter gives MSAEDKVSLRAWVAVIGGLFGCFMAGMNVHVTSAALPEIEGALGASFEEGSWISTAYLVAEISMIPLTAWLVQVFSLRRVMLVGSAVFLVSSVSCALAGSLEAMISLRVIQGASGAVLIPLSMQLIITELPASRLALGMALFSLSNSVAQAAGPSIGGWLTDMYSWRWIFLLQLPPGVALLAAVAWSIKGQAGDRGALRQADWLGIVAMALGLGALQVVLEEGGRKDWFESRFIVGFSLVAVIALALFIQRQLWGARPFINLRLLGSYNFGVSSLAMAVFGAATFGLVFLVPNYLSLVQGYSASEIGKSLIAYGMVQLLLAPLLPRLMRWLNAKLLVASGFAIMALGCWLGSTLTVDSGSNVIIPSTVVRGIGQPLIMVALSVLAVKGLDKAQAGSASALISMLRNLGGALGTALLTQLVSQRERFHSVRVGEGLTLFDGALQQRLPGGMVDPQSPQVMQTLALIDQSVREQAYLMAYSDAFYLSCVALLACAAASLLLRSR, from the coding sequence ATGAGCGCTGAGGACAAGGTCTCCCTGCGCGCCTGGGTGGCGGTGATCGGCGGCCTGTTCGGCTGTTTCATGGCTGGCATGAACGTCCATGTCACCAGCGCCGCTCTGCCTGAGATCGAGGGGGCGCTGGGGGCGAGCTTCGAGGAAGGGTCGTGGATCTCGACCGCGTACCTGGTCGCCGAGATCAGCATGATTCCGCTGACTGCCTGGCTGGTGCAGGTGTTCTCCTTGCGCCGGGTAATGCTGGTGGGCTCAGCGGTGTTCCTGGTCAGCTCGGTGAGCTGCGCCCTGGCCGGCAGCCTGGAGGCGATGATCAGCCTGAGGGTGATCCAGGGCGCCTCGGGCGCGGTGCTGATCCCGCTGTCGATGCAACTGATCATCACCGAGCTGCCGGCCAGCCGCCTGGCGCTGGGCATGGCGCTGTTCAGCCTGTCCAACAGCGTGGCCCAGGCCGCCGGGCCGTCGATCGGCGGCTGGCTCACCGACATGTACTCCTGGCGCTGGATCTTCCTGCTGCAGTTGCCGCCGGGGGTGGCGCTGCTGGCGGCGGTGGCCTGGTCGATCAAGGGCCAGGCCGGAGACCGCGGCGCTTTGCGCCAGGCCGACTGGCTGGGCATCGTGGCCATGGCGCTGGGGTTGGGGGCATTGCAGGTGGTGCTGGAGGAGGGGGGGCGCAAGGACTGGTTCGAGTCCCGCTTCATCGTCGGCTTCAGCCTCGTCGCAGTGATCGCCCTGGCGCTGTTCATCCAGCGTCAGTTGTGGGGCGCGCGGCCGTTCATCAACCTGCGGCTGCTGGGCAGCTACAACTTCGGCGTGTCGAGCCTGGCCATGGCGGTGTTCGGCGCGGCCACCTTCGGCCTGGTGTTCCTGGTGCCCAACTACCTGTCGCTGGTACAGGGCTACAGTGCCAGCGAGATCGGCAAGAGCCTGATCGCCTACGGCATGGTCCAGCTACTGCTGGCGCCGCTGCTGCCCCGGCTGATGCGCTGGCTCAACGCCAAGCTGCTGGTGGCCAGCGGCTTCGCCATCATGGCCCTGGGCTGTTGGCTGGGGTCGACGCTGACAGTGGACTCGGGCAGTAATGTGATCATCCCATCGACCGTGGTGCGCGGCATCGGCCAGCCGCTGATCATGGTGGCGCTGTCGGTCCTGGCGGTGAAAGGCCTGGACAAGGCCCAGGCCGGCTCGGCCTCGGCGCTGATCTCGATGCTGCGCAACCTCGGCGGCGCGCTGGGCACGGCGTTGCTGACGCAACTGGTGTCGCAGCGCGAGCGCTTTCATTCGGTGCGGGTCGGCGAAGGGCTGACGCTGTTCGACGGCGCGCTGCAACAGCGCCTGCCGGGCGGAATGGTCGACCCGCAGTCGCCACAGGTCATGCAGACGCTGGCGTTGATCGACCAGAGCGTGCGCGAGCAGGCGTACCTGATGGCCTATTCGGATGCGTTCTACCTGTCGTGCGTGGCGCTGCTGGCCTGCGCCGCGGCGTCGCTGCTACTGCGCAGCCGCTGA